A stretch of the Deltaproteobacteria bacterium genome encodes the following:
- a CDS encoding TatD family hydrolase, with protein MLIDSHAHLELKDFDRDRDEVVRRARQNGVEYIITVGIDVDDSGKALTVADSYERVYAAVGVHPHSARDIDMRTYDTLRKMAKHAKVVAYGEIGLDFYRNLSPRDVQIRRFEEQMDLTHELGLPVIVHDREAHEEILAVLEKWKGRVHGIVHCFSGDFAMAKRCLDWGYYISIPGTVTFRNSEVLRDVVRKTPADRLLVETDCPFLTPEPRRGRRNEPANVVHTAKKVAAVKGLPFEELARITTHNAMEIFGLGERISA; from the coding sequence ATGCTGATTGATTCTCATGCTCATCTTGAATTGAAGGATTTTGACCGGGACCGGGACGAGGTGGTCCGGCGTGCCCGCCAAAACGGCGTTGAGTATATCATTACCGTAGGCATCGACGTCGATGACAGCGGGAAGGCCCTCACCGTGGCCGACAGCTATGAGCGGGTCTATGCCGCCGTGGGTGTTCATCCTCATTCAGCCCGCGACATCGATATGAGAACCTATGATACGCTGAGGAAGATGGCGAAACACGCGAAGGTGGTCGCCTATGGTGAAATAGGGCTCGATTTTTATCGAAATCTGTCTCCCCGGGATGTCCAGATACGGCGCTTTGAAGAGCAGATGGATCTGACCCATGAACTGGGACTTCCGGTCATTGTTCATGACCGGGAGGCACACGAAGAGATCCTGGCGGTTCTTGAGAAGTGGAAGGGGAGGGTGCACGGGATCGTTCACTGTTTTTCCGGTGACTTTGCCATGGCGAAACGCTGTCTTGACTGGGGATACTACATTTCGATTCCCGGAACGGTAACGTTCAGGAATTCAGAGGTACTGCGTGACGTGGTACGAAAGACACCGGCGGACCGGCTCCTGGTGGAAACAGACTGTCCCTTCCTGACACCGGAACCCCGAAGGGGCCGCCGGAACGAACCGGCGAACGTGGTCCACACGGCAAAAAAGGTCGCCGCCGTAAAGGGACTGCCCTTTGAAGAACTGGCGCGGATAACCACGCACAACGCCATGGAAATATTTGGGTTGGGTGAGAGAATAAGTGCCTGA
- a CDS encoding ABC transporter permease — translation MKNDFWFRFLRNKMAVAGGVVVAVLFVVSIFAPMLSPYNPSEIDLRDVLSAPSAVHIFGTDQLGRDVLSRMIWGAGISLKVGFVATGIAIFIGTILGAVAGYYGRWVDAVIMRFVDIMLCFPSFFLILAVIAILEPSIWNIMIVIGMTSWMGITRLVRADFISLKERDFIQAARAIGASDLRIIFRHMLPNAMASILVAASLGVAGAILTESALSFLGIGVQPPTPSWGNILTAGKDNIDIAWWLSLYPGLAILVTVLGYNLLGEGIRDSLDPRLRE, via the coding sequence ATGAAAAACGATTTCTGGTTCCGTTTTTTAAGAAACAAAATGGCCGTGGCGGGGGGTGTGGTCGTTGCCGTGCTTTTTGTCGTTTCCATCTTTGCGCCGATGCTCTCGCCCTATAATCCGAGCGAGATCGATCTCAGAGATGTGCTTTCGGCGCCGTCGGCGGTTCATATCTTCGGGACGGACCAGCTTGGACGGGATGTCCTCAGCAGGATGATCTGGGGTGCGGGAATATCCCTGAAGGTCGGTTTCGTGGCGACGGGCATCGCCATATTCATCGGCACGATTCTCGGCGCCGTCGCAGGGTATTACGGAAGATGGGTTGATGCCGTCATCATGCGCTTCGTGGATATCATGCTCTGTTTTCCCTCGTTCTTTCTTATCCTGGCTGTTATCGCCATCCTGGAGCCCTCCATCTGGAACATCATGATCGTCATTGGAATGACAAGCTGGATGGGTATCACACGTCTGGTAAGGGCCGATTTCATCTCACTGAAGGAACGTGACTTCATCCAGGCGGCGAGGGCGATCGGAGCCAGTGACCTCAGGATCATCTTCCGCCATATGCTGCCCAATGCAATGGCTTCGATTCTGGTTGCCGCGAGCCTTGGCGTTGCCGGTGCCATTCTGACGGAGTCGGCCCTGAGCTTTCTCGGTATCGGTGTCCAGCCGCCCACACCGAGCTGGGGTAACATCCTGACCGCCGGAAAGGACAACATCGATATCGCCTGGTGGCTGTCCCTGTACCCCGGACTGGCGATCCTTGTAACCGTTCTCGGCTACAATCTCCTCGGTGAGGGCATCAGGGATTCCCTCGATCCCCGGTTGCGGGAGTAG